One Miscanthus floridulus cultivar M001 chromosome 11, ASM1932011v1, whole genome shotgun sequence DNA window includes the following coding sequences:
- the LOC136491093 gene encoding probable inactive beta-glucosidase 14 isoform X3: MHSLGVNSYRFSISWTRILPRGQFGHVNLDGVAFYNDLIDALLQKGIQPFVTISHYDIPQELETRYGGWLSPEIQKDFGYFAQVCFMMFGDRVKFWMTFNQPNLFLKFSYMDGWYPPGRCSHPFGNCAFGNSTTEPYIAGHNMILSHANAVSIYGKRYQEKQGGRIGISICARWYEPFRNTTVDILAVERALSFGGPWFLDPIFLGDYPIEMRKILGSNLPEFTSEQKKKLKATRLDFIGLNHYTTLYLKDCIFSPCEVDPVDGDARVFSSSVNDDGVLIGEATGAPFYYSVPDGMEQVVMYYKERYNNIPTYVTENGYAQASNNSMSAKDFTNDTPRVNYIRDYLTFLASAIRNGADVRGYFIWSLLDCFEWTSGHTLRLGLYHVDFNTLQRTPKFSAKWFRKFLKGSLVGTRLRDKSSRLQHYTT, from the exons ATGCATTCCTTGGGTGTCAACTCATACCGATTCTCCATATCGTGGACAAGAATTCTACCAA GAGGCCAATTCGGACATGTTAATCTAGATGGCGTAGCATTCTACAATGACCTTATTGATGCACTTCTACAAAAAG GCATACAACCGTTTGTAACAATATCACATTACGACATTCCACAAGAACTGGAAACACGATATGGTGGATGGTTGAGCCCAGAAATTCA GAAGGACTTTGGCTACTTTGCACAAGTATGCTTCATGATGTTTGGTGATCGAGTAAAATTTTGGATGACATTTAATCAGCCAAATCTGTTCTTGAAGTTCAGTTATATGGATGGATGGTACCCACCCGGTCGCTGCTCTCACCCATTTGGTAATTGTGCCTTTGGGAATTCCACAACAGAGCCATACATAGCAGGACACAATATGATATTGTCGCATGCAAATGCAGTCAGTATTTACGGAAAAAGATATCAG GAGAAGCAAGGTGGTCGTATTGGAATTTCTATTTGCGCAAGATGGTACGAACCATTCCGGAATACCACAGTAGACATCTTAGCAGTTGAACGTGCTTTATCTTTTGGTGGTCCATG GTTTTTGGATCCTATATTTCTTGGTGATTATCCCATAGAAATGCGCAAGATCTTAGGTTCAAACTTACCTGAATTCACATCCGAACAGAAGAAGAAATTAAAGGCCACAAGATTGGATTTCATTGGACTAAATCATTATACGACATTATATTTGAAGGACTGCATCTTCTCACCATGTGAAGTAGATCCTGTTGATGGGGATGCTCGAGTTTTTAGTTCATCAGTAAACGATGATGGAGTACTTATTGGTGAAGCG ACAGGAGCGCCGTTCTACTATTCTGTTCCAGATGGGATGGAACAAGTGGTCATGTATTACAAAGAAAGATACAATAACATACCAACCTATGTTACAGAAAATG GTTATGCTCAAGCAAGCAATAACAGCATGAGTGCCAAGGATTTTACCAACGATACTCCAAGAGTCAATTATATTCGTGACTACCTGACCTTTTTAGCCTCAGCCATAAG AAATGGCGCCGACGTGCGCGGTTACTTCATATGGTCTTTGCTGGATTGCTTTGAGTGGACGTCCGGGCACACGCTAAGGTTGGGGCTCTATCATGTCGACTTCAACACGCTGCAGCGGACTCCAAAATTTTCGGCCAAGTGGTTCAGGAAGTTTCTCAAGGGATCACTTGTTGGGACAAGGCTCCGGGACAAAAGTTCCCGGCTGCAGCACTACACTACATAA
- the LOC136491093 gene encoding probable inactive beta-glucosidase 14 isoform X2: MAAEVVWLLLLLAHELLPCPCPCASALDRGQFPDSFLFGTSTSAYQIEGAYSEGNRGLSNWDVFSHKIGTIEDGSNGDTTADHYHHYMEDIELMHSLGVNSYRFSISWTRILPRGQFGHVNLDGVAFYNDLIDALLQKGRTLATLHNYMDGWYPPGRCSHPFGNCAFGNSTTEPYIAGHNMILSHANAVSIYGKRYQEKQGGRIGISICARWYEPFRNTTVDILAVERALSFGGPWFLDPIFLGDYPIEMRKILGSNLPEFTSEQKKKLKATRLDFIGLNHYTTLYLKDCIFSPCEVDPVDGDARVFSSSVNDDGVLIGEATGAPFYYSVPDGMEQVVMYYKERYNNIPTYVTENGYAQASNNSMSAKDFTNDTPRVNYIRDYLTFLASAIRNGADVRGYFIWSLLDCFEWTSGHTLRLGLYHVDFNTLQRTPKFSAKWFRKFLKGSLVGTRLRDKSSRLQHYTT; the protein is encoded by the exons ATGGCGGCCGAGGTGGTGTGGCTCCTGCTCTTGCTCGCTCACGAGCTCctgccgtgcccgtgcccgtgcgcCTCGGCCCTCGACCGCGGCCAGTTCCCTGACAGCTTCCTGTTCGGGACATCCACCTCCGCATACCAG ATTGAAGGCGCATATTCGGAGGGTAACAGAGGCCTTAGCAATTGGGATGTATTCTCCCATAAGATAG GTACAATCGAGGATGGAAGCAACGGTGATACTACTGCtgatcactatcatcattacatG GAAGACATTGAATTGATGCATTCCTTGGGTGTCAACTCATACCGATTCTCCATATCGTGGACAAGAATTCTACCAA GAGGCCAATTCGGACATGTTAATCTAGATGGCGTAGCATTCTACAATGACCTTATTGATGCACTTCTACAAAAAG GAAGGACTTTGGCTACTTTGCACAA TTATATGGATGGATGGTACCCACCCGGTCGCTGCTCTCACCCATTTGGTAATTGTGCCTTTGGGAATTCCACAACAGAGCCATACATAGCAGGACACAATATGATATTGTCGCATGCAAATGCAGTCAGTATTTACGGAAAAAGATATCAG GAGAAGCAAGGTGGTCGTATTGGAATTTCTATTTGCGCAAGATGGTACGAACCATTCCGGAATACCACAGTAGACATCTTAGCAGTTGAACGTGCTTTATCTTTTGGTGGTCCATG GTTTTTGGATCCTATATTTCTTGGTGATTATCCCATAGAAATGCGCAAGATCTTAGGTTCAAACTTACCTGAATTCACATCCGAACAGAAGAAGAAATTAAAGGCCACAAGATTGGATTTCATTGGACTAAATCATTATACGACATTATATTTGAAGGACTGCATCTTCTCACCATGTGAAGTAGATCCTGTTGATGGGGATGCTCGAGTTTTTAGTTCATCAGTAAACGATGATGGAGTACTTATTGGTGAAGCG ACAGGAGCGCCGTTCTACTATTCTGTTCCAGATGGGATGGAACAAGTGGTCATGTATTACAAAGAAAGATACAATAACATACCAACCTATGTTACAGAAAATG GTTATGCTCAAGCAAGCAATAACAGCATGAGTGCCAAGGATTTTACCAACGATACTCCAAGAGTCAATTATATTCGTGACTACCTGACCTTTTTAGCCTCAGCCATAAG AAATGGCGCCGACGTGCGCGGTTACTTCATATGGTCTTTGCTGGATTGCTTTGAGTGGACGTCCGGGCACACGCTAAGGTTGGGGCTCTATCATGTCGACTTCAACACGCTGCAGCGGACTCCAAAATTTTCGGCCAAGTGGTTCAGGAAGTTTCTCAAGGGATCACTTGTTGGGACAAGGCTCCGGGACAAAAGTTCCCGGCTGCAGCACTACACTACATAA
- the LOC136491093 gene encoding probable inactive beta-glucosidase 14 isoform X1: MAAEVVWLLLLLAHELLPCPCPCASALDRGQFPDSFLFGTSTSAYQIEGAYSEGNRGLSNWDVFSHKIGTIEDGSNGDTTADHYHHYMEDIELMHSLGVNSYRFSISWTRILPRGQFGHVNLDGVAFYNDLIDALLQKGIQPFVTISHYDIPQELETRYGGWLSPEIQKDFGYFAQVCFMMFGDRVKFWMTFNQPNLFLKFSYMDGWYPPGRCSHPFGNCAFGNSTTEPYIAGHNMILSHANAVSIYGKRYQEKQGGRIGISICARWYEPFRNTTVDILAVERALSFGGPWFLDPIFLGDYPIEMRKILGSNLPEFTSEQKKKLKATRLDFIGLNHYTTLYLKDCIFSPCEVDPVDGDARVFSSSVNDDGVLIGEATGAPFYYSVPDGMEQVVMYYKERYNNIPTYVTENGYAQASNNSMSAKDFTNDTPRVNYIRDYLTFLASAIRNGADVRGYFIWSLLDCFEWTSGHTLRLGLYHVDFNTLQRTPKFSAKWFRKFLKGSLVGTRLRDKSSRLQHYTT, translated from the exons ATGGCGGCCGAGGTGGTGTGGCTCCTGCTCTTGCTCGCTCACGAGCTCctgccgtgcccgtgcccgtgcgcCTCGGCCCTCGACCGCGGCCAGTTCCCTGACAGCTTCCTGTTCGGGACATCCACCTCCGCATACCAG ATTGAAGGCGCATATTCGGAGGGTAACAGAGGCCTTAGCAATTGGGATGTATTCTCCCATAAGATAG GTACAATCGAGGATGGAAGCAACGGTGATACTACTGCtgatcactatcatcattacatG GAAGACATTGAATTGATGCATTCCTTGGGTGTCAACTCATACCGATTCTCCATATCGTGGACAAGAATTCTACCAA GAGGCCAATTCGGACATGTTAATCTAGATGGCGTAGCATTCTACAATGACCTTATTGATGCACTTCTACAAAAAG GCATACAACCGTTTGTAACAATATCACATTACGACATTCCACAAGAACTGGAAACACGATATGGTGGATGGTTGAGCCCAGAAATTCA GAAGGACTTTGGCTACTTTGCACAAGTATGCTTCATGATGTTTGGTGATCGAGTAAAATTTTGGATGACATTTAATCAGCCAAATCTGTTCTTGAAGTTCAGTTATATGGATGGATGGTACCCACCCGGTCGCTGCTCTCACCCATTTGGTAATTGTGCCTTTGGGAATTCCACAACAGAGCCATACATAGCAGGACACAATATGATATTGTCGCATGCAAATGCAGTCAGTATTTACGGAAAAAGATATCAG GAGAAGCAAGGTGGTCGTATTGGAATTTCTATTTGCGCAAGATGGTACGAACCATTCCGGAATACCACAGTAGACATCTTAGCAGTTGAACGTGCTTTATCTTTTGGTGGTCCATG GTTTTTGGATCCTATATTTCTTGGTGATTATCCCATAGAAATGCGCAAGATCTTAGGTTCAAACTTACCTGAATTCACATCCGAACAGAAGAAGAAATTAAAGGCCACAAGATTGGATTTCATTGGACTAAATCATTATACGACATTATATTTGAAGGACTGCATCTTCTCACCATGTGAAGTAGATCCTGTTGATGGGGATGCTCGAGTTTTTAGTTCATCAGTAAACGATGATGGAGTACTTATTGGTGAAGCG ACAGGAGCGCCGTTCTACTATTCTGTTCCAGATGGGATGGAACAAGTGGTCATGTATTACAAAGAAAGATACAATAACATACCAACCTATGTTACAGAAAATG GTTATGCTCAAGCAAGCAATAACAGCATGAGTGCCAAGGATTTTACCAACGATACTCCAAGAGTCAATTATATTCGTGACTACCTGACCTTTTTAGCCTCAGCCATAAG AAATGGCGCCGACGTGCGCGGTTACTTCATATGGTCTTTGCTGGATTGCTTTGAGTGGACGTCCGGGCACACGCTAAGGTTGGGGCTCTATCATGTCGACTTCAACACGCTGCAGCGGACTCCAAAATTTTCGGCCAAGTGGTTCAGGAAGTTTCTCAAGGGATCACTTGTTGGGACAAGGCTCCGGGACAAAAGTTCCCGGCTGCAGCACTACACTACATAA